One region of Syntrophobacter fumaroxidans MPOB genomic DNA includes:
- a CDS encoding CoB--CoM heterodisulfide reductase iron-sulfur subunit A family protein, protein MSGNGKNTGPNAEKVRIGVFVCHCGSNIAGYLDCVALTEFAATLPGVVYAKNNLYTCSDSGIAEIQKAIKEQGLTRVVVASCSPRTHMPLFKSSCAEAGLNQYLFEMANIRDQCSWVHMQETEAANLKAMDLIRMAVAKATFLTPQEDIESSLVRRALVIGGGVAGLSAAGALADVGVEVILVEKEPELGGLLRRINRLAPRGEAAADVVRDLVSQVESKTNLKTLLGAEVTSVTGVIGNYEATVRKSDGTVEQETVGCIVVATGAVPFKPEGLFGYNGRNVITQIELEERLRDGSFDAKHVVMIQCVGARSAERTYCSRICCLTAVKNALYMKERNPDSQVHILYRDIQMYGAENERLLWESRNKGVRYDVYDADRPPVVKDGVVEVYQPLLGETEEIPCDLVVLSTPLVAPEDSPALANLMRIPLDQNNFYLEAHAKLRPLDFATDGIFLCGTARYPATVGEAQAQGLGAASRASTILFKDKLVTSALVSQVTDRCDGCGYCVDLCPYGALSLEEYEENGQVRKRNKSDKILCKGCGLCAATCPKGGVVVVGFTRRQLEAQVDALLEAL, encoded by the coding sequence ATGAGTGGGAACGGAAAGAACACGGGTCCGAATGCTGAAAAAGTGCGCATAGGAGTGTTCGTCTGCCATTGCGGCTCCAACATAGCGGGCTATTTGGATTGCGTGGCATTGACCGAGTTTGCGGCCACTCTTCCCGGGGTGGTGTACGCCAAGAACAATCTTTACACCTGTTCCGATTCGGGCATTGCCGAGATACAGAAGGCGATCAAGGAACAGGGGCTGACCCGGGTCGTGGTGGCGTCCTGTTCTCCCCGCACGCACATGCCTCTGTTCAAGAGTTCGTGCGCCGAGGCGGGATTGAACCAGTACCTTTTCGAAATGGCCAACATTCGGGATCAGTGTTCCTGGGTGCACATGCAGGAAACGGAAGCGGCCAACCTGAAAGCGATGGACCTGATTCGCATGGCGGTGGCCAAGGCAACCTTTCTTACACCCCAGGAAGACATCGAATCGTCCCTGGTACGCAGGGCACTGGTGATCGGCGGCGGTGTGGCCGGGTTGTCGGCGGCGGGGGCGCTGGCCGACGTGGGTGTTGAGGTGATCCTGGTCGAGAAGGAACCCGAGCTGGGAGGTCTTCTGCGTCGGATCAACCGGCTGGCGCCTCGCGGCGAGGCCGCGGCCGACGTCGTCCGGGACCTGGTTTCGCAAGTGGAGTCCAAGACCAACCTCAAGACGTTGCTCGGGGCCGAGGTGACTTCCGTCACCGGGGTGATCGGCAACTACGAGGCGACGGTCCGGAAGAGCGATGGAACGGTGGAGCAGGAGACGGTCGGGTGCATAGTGGTCGCCACGGGCGCGGTGCCGTTCAAGCCCGAGGGTCTGTTCGGATACAACGGTCGGAACGTCATCACCCAGATCGAATTGGAAGAACGGTTGCGCGACGGTTCTTTTGACGCAAAGCACGTGGTCATGATCCAGTGCGTCGGAGCACGGAGCGCAGAGCGTACGTACTGTTCCAGAATATGCTGTCTCACGGCGGTGAAGAACGCCTTGTACATGAAGGAGCGGAATCCCGACAGCCAGGTGCACATTCTCTACCGCGACATCCAGATGTACGGCGCGGAGAACGAGCGTTTGCTCTGGGAATCGCGCAACAAGGGGGTCCGTTACGACGTATACGATGCAGACAGGCCTCCGGTAGTGAAAGATGGGGTGGTCGAAGTGTATCAGCCCCTGTTGGGAGAGACCGAGGAAATTCCCTGCGATCTCGTGGTTCTTTCCACTCCGCTCGTGGCTCCGGAAGACTCTCCCGCGCTGGCCAACCTGATGCGCATCCCGTTGGACCAGAACAATTTCTACCTTGAAGCCCACGCGAAACTTCGCCCTCTGGATTTTGCGACCGACGGCATTTTCCTGTGCGGAACGGCCCGGTATCCGGCAACGGTCGGGGAAGCCCAGGCTCAGGGTTTGGGAGCGGCATCCCGGGCGAGCACGATCCTGTTCAAGGACAAGCTCGTTACGAGCGCTCTGGTATCACAGGTGACGGACCGTTGCGACGGTTGCGGATACTGCGTCGACCTCTGCCCGTACGGAGCCCTCAGCCTGGAGGAATATGAAGAAAACGGGCAGGTACGCAAGAGGAACAAGTCGGACAAGATACTCTGCAAAGGTTGCGGATTGTGCGCGGCGACATGCCCCAAAGGGGGCGTGGTCGTGGTCGGCTTCACCAGGAGGCAGCTCGAGGCCCAGGTGGACGCGCTCCTCGAAGCGCTGTGA
- a CDS encoding CoB--CoM heterodisulfide reductase iron-sulfur subunit A family protein, whose amino-acid sequence MNREVLVIGGGIAGIQASLDLAEMGIKVHLVERLPSIGGKMSQLDKTFPTNDCALUILAPKLMDVGRHPNIRLLAYSELEKVEGEAGSFRATIRKKARYVDESKCTGCGACNEKCPTPVTDVYNLGLGRTKAIYRYFAQGIPSTYTIDATQCRNFQPGKKCGVCAKTCQAGAIDYKQEDKTVEVEVGAIIVATGYELFDARRIPEYGYGRFPNVVTALEFERFLSASGPTHGHVYRPSDLALAAKLPETEKAAQRAIKGLERYEKHFGLTSDAFYIEHEAGARTGDEDYDKWAEAIREFRRLDGDLRVLKEKVESMESAHRLAFIQCVGSRDIRYNRYCSGFCCMHAIKEAIIAREHDKESAVYIFGMDIRAVGKGFEEYKLRGANEAGIQYVRSRVAEITEGKDHELVLWYEDTKERVVKQLPVDMVILATALEPSPSTKQLSEIIGLEVNDFGFFKTKQSPPLDTTKPGVFVCGCAHSPMDIPESVAQASSAAARAAQVLSGSEPMSLAS is encoded by the coding sequence GTGAATCGGGAAGTTCTTGTCATTGGAGGAGGCATCGCGGGCATCCAGGCATCGCTGGACCTGGCCGAGATGGGGATCAAAGTCCACCTGGTGGAGCGCTTGCCCAGCATTGGCGGAAAGATGTCCCAGTTGGACAAAACCTTTCCGACCAATGACTGCGCCCTCTGAATTCTCGCTCCGAAGCTGATGGATGTCGGTCGACATCCCAACATTCGTTTGCTGGCCTACTCGGAACTGGAGAAGGTCGAGGGGGAAGCGGGCAGCTTTCGGGCGACCATCCGCAAGAAGGCCCGGTATGTGGATGAGAGCAAGTGCACGGGATGCGGAGCCTGCAACGAGAAATGTCCGACGCCCGTGACAGACGTCTACAACCTGGGTCTGGGCAGGACCAAGGCGATCTACCGCTATTTTGCCCAGGGGATCCCGTCCACGTATACCATCGATGCCACGCAGTGCCGCAACTTCCAACCCGGGAAAAAGTGCGGCGTCTGCGCAAAGACATGCCAGGCCGGCGCCATAGACTACAAGCAGGAGGACAAGACCGTCGAAGTCGAAGTGGGTGCCATTATCGTGGCGACCGGATACGAGCTCTTCGACGCACGCCGGATTCCGGAATACGGATACGGGCGCTTCCCCAACGTGGTGACGGCTTTGGAATTCGAAAGATTCCTGTCCGCCAGCGGACCGACGCATGGACATGTTTACAGGCCGTCGGACCTGGCGTTGGCGGCGAAGCTGCCGGAAACGGAGAAAGCGGCGCAACGGGCCATAAAGGGCCTGGAGCGCTATGAGAAGCACTTCGGCCTGACCTCCGATGCATTTTATATCGAACATGAAGCGGGAGCGAGAACCGGGGACGAGGATTACGACAAGTGGGCGGAAGCCATCCGGGAGTTCAGGCGACTGGACGGAGACCTCAGGGTTCTGAAGGAGAAGGTGGAAAGCATGGAATCGGCTCACCGCCTGGCCTTCATCCAGTGTGTCGGTTCCCGGGACATCCGTTACAATCGGTACTGTTCGGGCTTTTGCTGCATGCACGCGATCAAGGAAGCGATCATCGCGCGCGAGCACGACAAGGAATCCGCGGTCTACATATTCGGAATGGACATTCGAGCGGTGGGGAAAGGTTTCGAGGAATACAAGCTTCGCGGGGCCAATGAAGCGGGCATTCAGTACGTTCGGAGCCGGGTGGCGGAAATCACCGAGGGCAAGGACCACGAGTTGGTGCTCTGGTATGAGGACACCAAGGAACGGGTGGTCAAGCAGCTTCCGGTGGACATGGTGATCCTGGCGACCGCTTTGGAACCGAGCCCGTCCACGAAGCAGCTTTCCGAGATCATCGGGCTGGAAGTGAACGATTTCGGTTTCTTCAAGACGAAGCAGTCCCCGCCGCTGGATACGACGAAACCCGGAGTCTTTGTGTGCGGTTGCGCCCACAGTCCCATGGACATTCCGGAATCCGTCGCCCAGGCCAGCAGTGCGGCTGCTCGGGCGGCGCAGGTTCTGTCGGGGTCCGAGCCGATGAGTCTCGCATCCTGA
- a CDS encoding (Fe-S)-binding protein — protein sequence MKITKEQIDYCMECGVCTGSCPISRVIPSFSPRQMIKRALMDRDETVVQSRELWACLTCARCSTRCPVQIDFPEFARGLRERARGEGNLPQLSHHGTLQAISALQTRKVKQNRTEWAEAAGKFAAQGDTFLFVGCAPFFDAAVKYGDTSLDPARSVLRLLNRMGIEPVISNDERCCGHDALWSGDEDTFLKLMGMNLEVIKGSGAKRVLFSCPEGYATFKYQAPKYFGDLPFEVLHATEFFAKEIPGSGLQFKPVENGDGVVTYQDPCRLGRKAGIYEPPRDLVKLVPGVKLEEMGLNRENAACCGTSAWMECSNCSKTLQIERLQEALETGAKTLITACPKCRIHLTCAQSNTDIKMDIADLYTFVLNRVE from the coding sequence ATGAAAATCACCAAGGAACAAATCGATTATTGCATGGAATGTGGCGTCTGCACGGGAAGTTGTCCGATAAGCAGAGTGATTCCCAGTTTTTCTCCACGGCAGATGATCAAGAGGGCACTCATGGACCGGGACGAAACGGTGGTGCAGAGCCGTGAATTGTGGGCCTGTCTCACGTGCGCCCGGTGCAGTACGCGCTGTCCGGTGCAGATTGATTTCCCGGAATTCGCCCGCGGCTTGCGCGAACGGGCCAGGGGAGAGGGGAATCTGCCGCAGTTGAGCCATCATGGAACGCTCCAGGCGATCTCGGCGCTGCAGACGCGAAAGGTGAAACAGAACCGCACCGAATGGGCGGAGGCGGCCGGGAAGTTCGCTGCCCAGGGCGATACCTTCCTTTTCGTGGGCTGCGCGCCTTTTTTCGATGCCGCCGTCAAGTACGGAGACACGTCTCTCGATCCTGCCAGGAGTGTTCTGAGGTTGCTCAACCGGATGGGGATCGAGCCGGTGATCAGCAACGATGAGCGGTGTTGCGGTCATGACGCGCTCTGGAGCGGCGACGAAGATACTTTTCTCAAGCTGATGGGGATGAACCTCGAGGTCATCAAGGGATCGGGTGCGAAGAGGGTGCTGTTCAGCTGCCCGGAGGGGTATGCGACCTTCAAGTATCAGGCTCCGAAGTATTTTGGCGACCTGCCCTTCGAGGTCCTTCACGCGACGGAGTTTTTCGCGAAGGAGATTCCCGGATCGGGCCTCCAGTTCAAGCCGGTGGAGAACGGCGACGGCGTGGTCACCTACCAGGATCCGTGCCGCCTCGGGCGGAAAGCGGGGATTTATGAACCGCCCAGGGATCTGGTGAAGCTGGTTCCGGGGGTGAAGCTCGAAGAGATGGGCCTGAACCGTGAAAACGCGGCATGTTGCGGCACCAGCGCGTGGATGGAATGTTCGAATTGCTCGAAGACGCTGCAGATCGAGCGTTTGCAGGAAGCGCTGGAAACCGGGGCGAAGACCCTGATCACGGCCTGCCCCAAGTGCCGGATCCATCTGACGTGCGCTCAAAGCAACACGGACATCAAGATGGACATAGCCGATCTGTACACCTTCGTCTTGAACCGTGTCGAATGA
- a CDS encoding hydrogenase iron-sulfur subunit — translation MSDSFEPRIVAFLCNWCAYAGADLAGVGRMQYPTNVRLIRLMCTGRMNHGFLLNAYKAGADGVMVSGUHIGDCHYLGGNEKCKKVVEDTWKVLKLLGIDERYLRLKWISASEGVIFAEEIRSFTKLLKELGKNPLAEKEPAAADMEAATPRAAAAG, via the coding sequence ATGTCTGATTCGTTCGAACCAAGAATCGTCGCTTTTCTCTGTAACTGGTGTGCGTACGCAGGGGCGGATCTGGCCGGGGTGGGGCGCATGCAGTATCCCACCAACGTTCGCCTGATCCGCCTGATGTGCACCGGAAGAATGAACCATGGTTTCCTGCTCAATGCCTACAAGGCGGGGGCGGATGGAGTGATGGTGTCCGGGTGACACATTGGAGACTGCCATTACCTGGGAGGTAATGAAAAGTGCAAGAAGGTGGTGGAGGATACCTGGAAGGTCCTCAAGCTGCTGGGGATCGATGAGAGATACCTCCGCCTGAAATGGATTTCGGCTTCCGAGGGAGTCATCTTTGCCGAGGAAATCCGTTCCTTCACCAAGCTGCTGAAGGAACTGGGAAAGAATCCTCTGGCGGAGAAGGAGCCCGCGGCGGCGGATATGGAAGCGGCGACGCCTCGCGCAGCCGCCGCCGGATGA
- a CDS encoding CoB--CoM heterodisulfide reductase iron-sulfur subunit A family protein → MRQAQKIGAITVVGGGIAGIQSALDIANSGFKVYLVEEQPSVGGIMAQLDKTFPTNDCSSCMMGPKLVELANHSNIEILAYSELLDVTGEPGNFKATVRRKARAVDPEKCVGCGICASKCPTKVPDPFNGEMSERRAIYVPFPQAVPLVYTIDKSVCRYFTKGKCRICEKVCKNKAIDYDQKDQIVELDTGAVILTGGFRPFDARLKPEYGYGLWPNVVTSLDYERILSAAGPFQGHIQRLSDGKTPERIAWIQCVGSRDSSIGRDYCSSVCCMYATKQAMITKEHEHDAQTTIFYIDMRAQGKGFDRFFERARDETGVRYVRSMISRVLPVPETDRLQISYVDEAQKLQQEEFDMVVLSVGLCAHPSTMDLAKRLGVEVDPFGFCKSDAMDLVATSRPGIFVSGVFQGPKDIPDSVQQGSSAAACATALLADARGSLIVTPPKVEEKDIKGQKPRIGVFICHCGINIAGVVNVEEVAAYAKTLPGVEYASNCMFACSTDQQKEIKRVIDEQQLNRIVVASCTPRTHEPLFRNTMREAGLNPYLFELANIREQDAWVHQGEAGAATEKAKDLVRMAVSRSTLLEPLHDFSYQVVQSALVIGGGLAGMTAALAVADQGFPAVLVESAEELGGNARTLYYTEDGASPAEYVQELIKKVESNALITVRKGAEVVSLMGSCGNFTTTIRYHGQTEEIPHGVGIVAVGGEEYKPEEYLCGQDPRVMTQKEFESLLAKEPEKAKQFGRVAMIQCVGSREPENSYCSRVCCTSAVKNGIKLKELNPKAQVSILYRDIRTFALKELAYQEARRRGVRFMRFDADRKPEVKANGAGLQIALHDGQLGRPISLEADLLVLSAAIRPRADSKKLAETLRMPLDQDGFFSEAHIKLRPLDFATAGFFLCGLAQGPKFANEAIAQARGAVSRACTILSQKEIVAEGVVTQVDAALCRACGECENTCLFEAIKVKQMEDGRKRAMVNEALCTGCGACNAACPTGAASLAHFRDKQVNAVIQAL, encoded by the coding sequence ATGCGGCAAGCACAGAAGATTGGCGCAATCACTGTCGTCGGGGGAGGAATTGCCGGTATCCAGAGCGCTCTGGACATCGCCAATTCCGGCTTCAAAGTTTACCTTGTGGAGGAACAGCCGAGTGTGGGCGGCATCATGGCCCAGCTCGACAAGACTTTCCCCACCAACGATTGCTCCTCGTGTATGATGGGGCCCAAGCTGGTGGAACTGGCCAATCATTCCAACATAGAAATCCTGGCCTATTCCGAGCTTCTTGACGTCACGGGGGAACCCGGGAATTTCAAGGCGACCGTCAGGCGGAAGGCTCGCGCCGTGGATCCGGAAAAGTGCGTGGGGTGCGGTATTTGTGCGTCGAAATGCCCGACGAAGGTGCCCGATCCATTCAACGGCGAGATGAGCGAGCGCAGGGCGATCTATGTACCTTTCCCGCAGGCAGTGCCTCTGGTCTATACCATCGACAAGAGTGTCTGTCGGTATTTCACCAAGGGGAAGTGCCGGATTTGCGAGAAGGTGTGCAAGAACAAGGCGATCGACTACGATCAGAAGGATCAGATCGTTGAGCTGGACACCGGCGCGGTCATCCTCACCGGCGGCTTTCGGCCCTTCGACGCGAGGCTGAAGCCGGAATACGGTTACGGGCTGTGGCCCAACGTGGTGACCAGCCTCGATTACGAGCGGATCCTGTCCGCGGCCGGCCCTTTCCAGGGGCACATTCAACGCCTCTCGGACGGCAAGACGCCGGAGCGCATCGCCTGGATCCAGTGTGTGGGTTCCCGCGACAGCAGCATCGGCCGGGACTATTGTTCCTCGGTCTGCTGCATGTACGCCACCAAGCAGGCGATGATCACCAAGGAACACGAACACGACGCACAGACAACCATTTTCTACATCGACATGCGCGCGCAGGGCAAAGGGTTCGACCGCTTCTTCGAGCGGGCGCGCGACGAGACCGGGGTGCGCTATGTGCGTTCGATGATTTCGCGCGTGCTGCCGGTGCCCGAGACCGACCGGCTGCAGATCAGCTATGTGGATGAAGCGCAGAAGCTTCAGCAGGAGGAGTTCGACATGGTCGTCCTCTCCGTCGGGTTGTGCGCTCATCCATCCACCATGGACTTAGCGAAACGACTCGGGGTCGAGGTCGATCCCTTCGGCTTCTGCAAGTCCGATGCGATGGATCTTGTGGCCACCTCCAGGCCGGGGATCTTCGTGAGCGGTGTGTTCCAGGGACCCAAGGACATCCCCGATTCCGTCCAGCAGGGAAGCAGCGCGGCGGCCTGTGCGACTGCTCTGCTCGCCGATGCGCGCGGCTCCCTCATTGTGACACCTCCGAAAGTCGAGGAAAAAGACATCAAGGGACAGAAACCGCGAATCGGCGTTTTCATCTGCCATTGCGGCATCAACATCGCGGGGGTGGTGAACGTCGAGGAGGTGGCGGCCTACGCAAAGACGCTGCCGGGAGTGGAGTACGCGAGCAACTGCATGTTTGCGTGTTCCACGGATCAGCAGAAGGAAATCAAGCGGGTCATCGACGAACAGCAGTTGAACCGGATCGTGGTGGCTTCCTGCACTCCGCGGACGCATGAGCCGCTGTTCCGGAACACCATGCGTGAAGCCGGTTTGAACCCGTATCTTTTCGAATTGGCCAACATCCGCGAACAGGATGCCTGGGTGCACCAGGGAGAAGCGGGCGCCGCAACGGAAAAGGCGAAGGACCTCGTGCGCATGGCGGTATCGCGCAGCACGCTGCTTGAGCCGCTGCACGACTTCTCCTACCAGGTGGTGCAGTCTGCGCTGGTGATCGGAGGCGGGCTGGCGGGCATGACGGCGGCTCTCGCCGTTGCCGACCAGGGTTTTCCGGCCGTTCTGGTGGAATCGGCCGAGGAACTGGGGGGGAATGCTCGGACCCTCTACTATACCGAGGATGGCGCAAGCCCGGCCGAATATGTTCAGGAACTGATCAAGAAGGTGGAGAGCAACGCTCTGATCACGGTCCGCAAAGGGGCGGAAGTGGTGTCCCTGATGGGAAGCTGCGGCAACTTCACGACCACCATCCGCTATCACGGTCAAACGGAGGAAATTCCCCACGGTGTCGGCATCGTCGCCGTCGGCGGAGAGGAATACAAGCCCGAAGAGTATCTCTGTGGTCAGGACCCGCGGGTGATGACGCAGAAGGAATTCGAATCGCTGCTGGCGAAGGAGCCGGAGAAGGCGAAGCAGTTCGGGCGGGTCGCCATGATCCAGTGCGTGGGCTCGCGGGAACCGGAGAATTCTTACTGCAGCAGGGTATGCTGCACGTCGGCGGTGAAGAACGGCATCAAGTTGAAGGAGCTCAATCCGAAAGCGCAGGTTTCGATTCTCTATCGCGACATCAGGACATTCGCCTTGAAGGAGCTTGCCTACCAGGAGGCGAGGCGGCGGGGCGTGCGCTTCATGCGCTTCGACGCCGATCGGAAGCCCGAGGTGAAGGCGAACGGGGCGGGGCTGCAGATTGCGCTTCACGACGGCCAACTGGGACGCCCGATCAGCCTCGAGGCCGATCTGCTCGTTCTGAGCGCCGCAATCCGGCCGCGCGCGGACAGCAAGAAGCTGGCGGAAACGCTGCGCATGCCCCTGGACCAGGACGGGTTTTTTTCGGAAGCGCATATCAAGCTGAGGCCGCTTGATTTTGCGACCGCCGGGTTCTTCCTGTGCGGGTTGGCCCAGGGACCGAAGTTCGCCAATGAGGCGATCGCCCAGGCGCGCGGAGCGGTGTCCCGGGCCTGCACGATTCTGTCGCAAAAGGAGATCGTTGCTGAAGGTGTGGTGACCCAGGTGGATGCCGCTCTTTGCCGAGCCTGCGGCGAATGCGAGAACACCTGTCTGTTCGAGGCGATCAAGGTCAAGCAGATGGAGGATGGTCGGAAGCGGGCGATGGTGAATGAAGCGCTGTGTACGGGATGCGGGGCCTGCAACGCGGCATGCCCCACGGGAGCGGCTTCGTTGGCCCATTTCCGGGACAAACAAGTCAACGCGGTGATCCAGGCACTATGA
- a CDS encoding CoB--CoM heterodisulfide reductase iron-sulfur subunit B family protein — translation MNVTYYPGCSLEGTARDYADSIHGVCAALDIRLQEVPDWNCCGATAAHCIDHAASIGLPARNLKQAAQLPNSDMLVPCPMCFNRLRTAVWEQKEKGAQTDAELPQIWDLANFFAAEGMIRKLSAQVRKPLKGLNVVCYYGCMASRPPHITGATDYENPQSLDRIVAALGGTSVAWPYKTDCCGASLMISRPDMGYKLVGKLYDMAKRVGAQAIVVSCQMCQANLDMYQDKIEAEMSRLFRLPIIYFTELIGLAFGLPGTKGWLSRHFTDPLPLLRKGGLLD, via the coding sequence ATGAACGTGACGTATTATCCAGGTTGTTCATTGGAAGGCACGGCGCGGGATTACGCAGACTCGATTCACGGTGTGTGCGCCGCGTTGGACATCCGTCTGCAGGAAGTGCCGGATTGGAACTGCTGCGGAGCGACCGCGGCTCACTGCATCGATCATGCGGCGAGTATCGGGCTCCCGGCGCGCAACCTCAAGCAGGCGGCGCAACTTCCCAATTCCGACATGCTGGTGCCCTGCCCGATGTGTTTCAATCGTTTGCGGACGGCGGTCTGGGAACAAAAGGAGAAGGGCGCTCAGACGGATGCGGAGCTTCCCCAGATCTGGGACCTGGCGAATTTCTTTGCCGCCGAGGGGATGATCCGCAAGCTCTCCGCCCAGGTCAGGAAGCCTCTCAAAGGCCTGAATGTGGTTTGTTACTATGGCTGTATGGCGAGCCGGCCGCCTCACATCACGGGGGCGACGGACTACGAGAACCCGCAGAGCCTGGACAGGATTGTGGCCGCGCTTGGGGGGACGTCCGTGGCCTGGCCGTACAAGACCGACTGTTGTGGGGCCAGCCTGATGATTTCACGCCCGGATATGGGCTACAAGCTCGTCGGCAAGCTCTATGACATGGCCAAGCGCGTGGGGGCTCAGGCAATCGTGGTATCGTGCCAGATGTGTCAGGCGAATCTGGACATGTACCAGGACAAGATCGAGGCGGAGATGAGCCGGTTGTTCAGGCTTCCCATCATCTACTTCACGGAGTTGATCGGCCTCGCATTCGGCTTGCCGGGGACGAAAGGCTGGCTGTCCCGGCACTTCACGGACCCACTTCCACTGCTCCGCAAAGGCGGGCTGCTGGACTAG
- a CDS encoding 4Fe-4S dicluster domain-containing protein has translation MQQTGLSPDFGFLERAEAAGPFNAAECFQCRKCTNGCPATFAMDLYPDQVIRLAILGRKEEVLHSKTIWVCASCETCSTRCPNGVRIAELMDYFKELAVRLGIPSPEPAVTALHQTFLENVRYTGRVFEGALLPVFLLRSGQLGSKLEKGTWRDEVKLGWQMFRKGRLALVPKFIQGKGEISSILRPSK, from the coding sequence ATGCAGCAGACCGGTTTGAGTCCCGATTTTGGTTTTCTGGAGAGAGCGGAAGCCGCCGGGCCGTTTAACGCTGCGGAGTGCTTCCAGTGCCGCAAATGCACCAATGGCTGTCCAGCCACCTTCGCCATGGACCTCTATCCGGATCAGGTGATTCGCCTGGCCATTCTCGGCCGGAAGGAGGAAGTCCTGCATTCGAAGACGATTTGGGTTTGCGCGTCCTGTGAGACCTGCAGCACGCGCTGTCCCAACGGGGTTCGGATTGCGGAGTTGATGGACTACTTCAAGGAACTTGCGGTCCGGCTTGGAATTCCGTCGCCCGAGCCCGCGGTGACGGCGCTTCACCAGACGTTTCTGGAGAATGTGCGCTACACCGGCAGGGTATTCGAAGGGGCGCTGCTGCCCGTGTTTCTGCTCCGGAGCGGGCAGCTCGGCAGCAAACTGGAGAAAGGCACCTGGCGTGACGAGGTGAAGCTGGGCTGGCAGATGTTCCGCAAGGGACGCCTGGCTCTCGTGCCCAAGTTTATCCAGGGGAAAGGTGAGATCAGCTCGATTCTTCGCCCATCCAAGTAG